The following proteins are co-located in the Procambarus clarkii isolate CNS0578487 chromosome 4, FALCON_Pclarkii_2.0, whole genome shotgun sequence genome:
- the LOC123751943 gene encoding probable palmitoyltransferase ZDHHC24, translating to MVYNIRIRKRLVPRTFTDFSAMMFMSFAIPAVYWFEIYVVAPTVYNRVLNFLHTILGTYFVINIIGNFMAIIAVDTSTQGLLLPSQVPPGWHVCATCESTAPPRSRHCITCNVCVLKKEHHCVFAGCCVGLRNHRYFYIFLFLMWVSTLYCSCLNAFFIWPYVGGFNLWAMVRLMLPGIWLVMEPSMGTLFAFLFSINIIGFLFMTVLMYYYTGLLVTNTTTREINDQKGQKYDYGREQNIKVTLGERWYLTWVFPTLSSPLPYDGLEWFVESEEKSVRPKTK from the exons ATGGTGTATAACATAAGAATACGGAAAAGGCTAGTGCCTCGTACTTTTACGGACTTTAGTGCCATGATGTTCATGTCATTTGCCATTCCAGCTGTATATTGGTTTGAG ATCTATGTTGTGGCTCCCACCGTGTATAACAGAGTTCTCAATTTTCTCCATACTATTCTTGGAACGTATTTCGTCATTAACATTATTGGTAATTTTATGGCAATTATTGCTGTTGACACATCAACACAAGGTTTACTACTGCCGTCACAG GTGCCTCCCGGGTGGCACGTGTGCGCTACATGCGAAAGCACGGCACCACCCCGCTCCCGCCACTGCATCACCTGTAACGTTTGTGTCTTGAAGAAGGAGCATCACTGTGTCTTTGCTGGTTGTTGTGTGGGGCTCCGAAACCACAGATATTTTTATATATTCCTCTTCCTTATGTGGGTATCAACACTGTACTGCTCTTGTTTGAATGCCTTTTTCATCTGGCCATATGTAG GTGGATTCAACTTGTGGGCGATGGTCCGTCTCATGTTACCTGGCATCTGGCTCGTGATGGAACCATCGATGGGTACATTGTTTGCCTTCCTCTTTTCCATAAATATCATTGGCTTTCTCTTCATGACCGTCCTTATGTACTACTATACGGGACTGCTGGTGACAAACACAACCACTCGTGAAATTAACGATCAGAAAGGACAGAAATATGATTATGGCAGAGAGCAGAACATTAAG GTGACTTTAGGAGAGCGGTGGTACTTGACATGGGTGTTCCCTACACTCTCCTCCCCTTTGCCATATGATGGCCTGGAATGGTTTGTGGAGAGTGAAGAGAAAAGTGTACGGCCCAAGACCAAATAA
- the LOC123751931 gene encoding glutathione peroxidase 7 translates to MLHAVTVLVLVLGVQCGRGEDFYSYTVKDHAGNNVSLEQYRGKVTLVVNVASRCGYTERTYRELKKLHDILSFGGYFSVLAFPCNQFGDQEPQDMPEIIEFIASEFDVEFPIFNKISVIGEHADSAFKMLVEESSVVPDWNFYKYLVDETGHVVKAWGTRVSIEEIFDEVQAAVDKAKQVAKSKDDKSAAPQATDSDVIKDEL, encoded by the exons ATGTTGCATGCAGTTACAGTGTTAGTGTTGGTGCTCGGGGTGCAGTGTGGCCGGGGCGAGGACTTCTACAGCTACACTGTGAAGGATCATGCCGGGAATAATGTCTCCCTTGAGCAGTACCGTGGCAAG GTAACCCTAGTAGTTAATGTGGCCAGTCGATGTGGCTACACAGAAAGGACTTACCGAGAACTGAAGAAACTACACGATATTCTGA GCTTTGGAGGATACTTTTCTGTCCTGGCATTCCCATGTAATCAGTTTGGGGACCAAGAACCACAAGACATGCCCGAGATTATCGAATTTATCGCCTCTGAGTTTGATGTGGAGTTCCCAATTTTCAACAAAATTAGTGTGATTGGAGAGCATGCAGATTCAGCCTTCAAGATGCTTGTTG AGGAATCATCTGTCGTACCAGATTGGAACTTTTACAAGTATCTGGTAGACGAGACGGGTCATGTTGTCAAAGCTTGGGGGACGCGTGTATCAATAGAGGAAATTTTTGACGAAGTTCAAGCAGCTGTCGATAAGGCCAAGCAAGTAGCCAAATCAAAGGATGACAAGAGTGCAGCACCACAGGCCACGGATTCGGACGTTATAAAAGATGAACTGTAG